From the Lathyrus oleraceus cultivar Zhongwan6 chromosome 4, CAAS_Psat_ZW6_1.0, whole genome shotgun sequence genome, one window contains:
- the LOC127075455 gene encoding nuclear pore complex protein NUP50A-like, whose translation MEDTENALQSSKKRAAGRELTRDTPLDDDEDDADLYTGTFKKASDEVLASQRIIKVGRRQQTNSTLSSNPFAGIRLSAPTESSAKPVEATAETLPEKAKDEETKQQLESKALEVQDKSTSNNDAAKKKKTM comes from the coding sequence ATGGaggataccgagaatgccttacAGTCATCAAAGAAAAGGGCTGCTGGACGGGAGCTCACACGAGACACTCCTCTTGACGACGATGAAGATGACGCTGATCTTTATACTGGAACTTTCAAGAAAGCCAGTGACGAGGTTCTAGCATCCCAGAGAATTATCAAAGTAGGACGTCGCCAACAAACTAATTCTACTCTTTCTTCAAACCCTTTTGCTGGAATACGCTTGTCTGCTCCTACTGAATCCAGTGCCAAGCCTGTTGAAGCTACTGCTGAAACACTACCGGAGAAAGCTAAGGATGAAGAAACTAAGCAGCAGCTAGAGAGCAAAGCTCTTGAGGTACAGGACAAATCTACTTCAAATAACGATgctgcaaaaaaaaaaaaaacaatgtAA
- the LOC127137407 gene encoding histone H1 encodes MSTVAQTKPKKKTAAANKPLSHPTFAEMITEAIANLKERTGSSQYAVTKFIEEKHEDSPPTFRKLVKFTYHRVTEEKSRIYLTTVVVASQINIYPHHRNSHSAHIVHQMAKDMGLTCQRRRLWSE; translated from the exons ATGTCAACCGTCGCTCAAACCAAGCCTAAAAAAAAAACCGCTGCAGCAAATAAGCCGCTTTCTCATCCCACTTTCGCTGAGATGATAACTGAAGCAATCGCAAACCTGAAAGAAAGAACCGGTTCAAGCCAATATGCTGTAACAAAATTCATCGAAGAGAAACACGAGGACTCACCTCCAACTTTCCGTAAGCTTGTCAAGTTTACCTATCACAGAGTCACAGAAGAAAAATCGAG AATTTACCTCACAACAGTAGTGGTGGCTTCTCAAATCAACATATATCCACATCACAGAAATTCACACAGCGCTCATATTGTGCATCAAATGGCTAAGGATATGGGACTTACCTGCCAGAGGAGAAGGCTGTGGTCTGAGTAA